One part of the Arthrobacter sp. EM1 genome encodes these proteins:
- a CDS encoding ABC transporter ATP-binding protein: protein MSGTNSTGPRTAADGRVPGGGTGKPGGPAAVERIPRPRGGPGHGGPFAGMNVPAEKAMNFGPSAKRLLGQLHPERLWLTLVLGLAVVSVAFSVIGPRLLGEGTNLIFAGVVSKQLPAGVSQAQLIAQLRAAGENQKADMLSAMTLTPGVGIDFTALSSVLLWALVLYVLASAFSWVQAYVLNGIVQRTVFRLRERIEAKINRLPLRYFDSVQRGELLSRVTNDVDNISQSLQQSISQAVTSLLTVLGVLIMMFILSPTLALIALVTIPLTLVTTALIAKRSQKLFVAQWKHTGELNGQIEETYTGHALVKVFGRQREVEETFRQKNAELYQASFGAQFISGLIMPAMTFIGNLVYVGIAVVGGLQVASGAMQLGDVQAFIQYSRQFTQPLAQLGSMANLLQSGVASAERVFELLDTEEQSADPVPGAAPESKRGRLVFEDVSFAYTPDKPLIADLNLVAEPGQTVAIVGPTGAGKTTLVNLMMRFYELDAGRITLDGVDVTAMTRNELRSRMGMVLQDTWLFGGTIRDNIAYGRPSASETEIMEAAKATYVDRFVRSLPEGYDTVLDDEGANVSAGEKQLLTIARAFLARPSVLILDEATSSVDTRTEVLVQKAMSALRSDRTSFVIAHRLSTIRDADLILVMEAGQIVEQGNHASLLETGGAYAALYAAQFAAPVAEV, encoded by the coding sequence ATGAGCGGCACCAACAGCACCGGCCCGCGGACCGCAGCTGACGGACGGGTGCCCGGCGGGGGAACCGGGAAACCCGGCGGACCTGCCGCCGTCGAGCGCATTCCCCGTCCGCGCGGCGGCCCCGGCCACGGCGGACCCTTTGCCGGGATGAACGTGCCCGCGGAGAAGGCGATGAACTTCGGCCCGTCCGCGAAGCGGCTGCTCGGCCAGCTGCACCCGGAGCGGCTGTGGTTGACCCTGGTCCTGGGACTCGCGGTGGTGAGCGTGGCGTTCTCGGTGATCGGCCCGCGGCTCCTCGGTGAGGGCACCAACCTGATCTTCGCCGGCGTCGTGTCCAAGCAGCTGCCCGCAGGGGTGAGCCAGGCCCAACTGATCGCCCAGCTGCGCGCCGCGGGGGAGAACCAAAAAGCGGACATGCTCAGCGCCATGACGCTGACGCCCGGGGTTGGGATCGACTTCACCGCGCTGTCCTCAGTGCTGTTGTGGGCGCTGGTGCTCTACGTGCTGGCCTCGGCGTTCAGCTGGGTGCAGGCGTACGTGCTCAACGGGATTGTGCAGCGCACCGTGTTCCGGCTGCGCGAGCGGATCGAAGCCAAGATCAACCGGCTGCCGCTGCGCTACTTCGACTCGGTGCAGCGTGGCGAGCTGCTCAGCCGCGTTACCAATGATGTGGACAACATCTCCCAAAGCCTGCAGCAGTCCATCAGCCAGGCCGTCACCTCGCTGCTGACCGTGCTGGGCGTGCTGATCATGATGTTCATCCTCTCGCCCACGCTGGCGCTGATCGCACTGGTGACAATTCCGCTGACGCTGGTGACGACAGCGCTGATCGCCAAGCGCTCGCAGAAACTGTTCGTGGCGCAGTGGAAGCACACCGGTGAGTTGAACGGCCAGATCGAGGAGACCTACACCGGGCACGCGCTGGTGAAGGTCTTCGGCCGGCAGCGCGAGGTGGAGGAGACGTTCCGGCAGAAGAACGCGGAGCTGTACCAGGCGAGCTTCGGCGCGCAGTTCATTTCCGGGCTGATCATGCCGGCCATGACGTTCATCGGGAACCTGGTCTACGTGGGGATCGCCGTGGTGGGTGGGCTGCAGGTGGCTTCCGGAGCCATGCAGCTCGGAGACGTGCAGGCGTTCATCCAGTACTCCCGGCAGTTCACCCAGCCGCTGGCCCAGCTGGGGTCCATGGCGAACCTGCTGCAATCCGGTGTGGCCAGCGCCGAGCGGGTGTTCGAGCTGCTGGACACCGAGGAGCAGTCGGCTGATCCTGTTCCCGGGGCCGCGCCGGAGTCCAAGCGCGGGCGGCTGGTGTTCGAGGACGTGTCCTTTGCGTACACGCCGGACAAGCCGCTGATCGCGGACCTGAATCTGGTGGCCGAGCCGGGGCAGACTGTGGCCATTGTGGGCCCCACCGGAGCCGGGAAGACCACGCTGGTGAACCTGATGATGCGCTTCTACGAGCTCGACGCCGGGCGGATCACACTGGACGGCGTGGACGTCACCGCGATGACCCGCAACGAGTTGCGCTCACGGATGGGCATGGTGCTGCAGGACACCTGGCTGTTCGGCGGGACCATCCGGGACAACATCGCCTACGGCCGGCCTTCCGCTTCCGAGACGGAGATCATGGAAGCGGCGAAGGCCACTTACGTGGACCGGTTCGTCAGGTCCTTGCCGGAGGGCTACGACACCGTGCTCGACGACGAGGGCGCCAACGTCTCGGCGGGGGAGAAGCAGCTGCTCACCATTGCCCGGGCGTTCCTGGCCCGGCCCTCGGTGCTGATCCTGGACGAGGCAACATCGTCGGTGGATACGCGGACCGAGGTCCTGGTGCAGAAGGCGATGAGCGCGCTGCGGTCGGACCGGACCTCGTTCGTCATCGCCCACCGCCTCTCCACCATCCGCGACGCCGACCTCATCCTGGTGATGGAGGCCGGCCAGATCGTCGAGCAGG